A stretch of the Corylus avellana chromosome ca6, CavTom2PMs-1.0 genome encodes the following:
- the LOC132183655 gene encoding probable manganese-transporting ATPase PDR2: MSRFHVGGKVVERVELLRKRHLAWRLDVLPFAIIYILWLTAIVPSIDIGDAAIVFGGLVALHILVWLFTAWSVDFKCFVQYSKVNDIHQADACKVTPAKFSGSKEVVPLHFRRLPASSSSAMDLEEIYFDFRKQCFIFSKEKETFCKLTYPTKETIGHYLKSTGHGSDAKVVVATEKWGRNVFDYPQPTFQKLLKEHCMEPFFVFQVFCVGLWCLDEYWYYSLFTLFMLFMFESTMAKSRLKTLTELRRVRVDSQTLMVYRCGKWVKLSGTDLLPGDVVSIGRSSGPNGEDKSVPADMLILAGSAIVNEAILTGESTPQWKVSIMGRGIEEMLSIKRDKSHVLFGGTKILQHTPDKTFHLKTPDGGCIAVVLRTGFETSQGKLMRTILFSTERVTANSWESGLFILFLVIFAVIAAGYVLKKGLEDPTRSKYKLLLSCSLIITSVIPPELPMELSIAVNTSLIALTRRGIFCTEPFRIPFAGKVDICCFDKTGTLTSDDMEFCGVGGLTGSMDLETDMSNVPVRTLEILASCHALVFVENKLVGDPLEKAALKGIDWSYKSDEKAMPKKGNGNAVQIVQRHHFASHLKRMAVVVRIQEEFLAFVKGAPETIQNRLVDVPSSYVETYKKYTRQGSRVLALAFKSLPDMTVSEARSLDRDVVESGLTFAGFAVFNCPIRGDSGTVLSELKGSSHDLVMITGDQALTACHVASQVNIISNPALILGPARNGDGYEWISPDETEIMQYSEKDVEALSESYDLCIGGDCIEMLQQTSAALRVIPYVKVFARVAPEQKELIMTTFKTVGRITLMCGDGTNDVGALKQAHVGVALLNAVPPSQSSGTSKDEGTKSAKSKKSKPTLEATGKGMVLNGEGSSKGKGTSRLDTTNVSAGNRHLTAAEIQRQKLKKMMDELNEEGDGRGAPIVKLGDASMASPFTAKHASVAPTTDIIRQGRSTLVTTLQMFKILGLNCLATAYVLSVMYLDGVKLGDIQATISGVFTAAFFLFISHARPLHTLSAARPHPHVFCSYVFLSLMGQFAIHLLFLISSVKEAEKHMPDECIEPDSDFHPNLVNTVSYMVNMMLQVATFAVNYMGHPFNQSISENKPFLYALLGAVGFFTVITSDLFRSLNDWLKLVPLPGGLRDKLLLWAFLMFLACYSWERLLRWAFPGKIPAWKKRQRLAAANLQKKKHV, from the exons CCAGCAAGTTCTTCATCTGCAATGGATTTGGAAGAGATTTACTTTGATTTCAGAAAGCAGTGCTTCATCTTTTCAAAGGAGAAGGAGACATTTTGCAAGCTTACCTACCCTACCAAGGAAACAATTGGACACTATCTCAAAAGTACTGGCCATGGTTCTGATGCTAAAGTTGTCGTTGCCACTGAAAAATGGGGACGGAACGT ATTTGATTACCCACAACCTACATTCCAGAAGTTATTGAAAGAGCACTGCATGGAACCCTTTTTTGTATTTCAG GTCTTCTGTGTGGGTCTCTGGTGTTTGGATGAGTATTGGTATTACAGTTTGTTCACCCTATTCATGCTGTTTATGTTTGAGTCAACAATGGCAAAAAGTCGGTTGAAGACTTTAACTGAGCTAAGACGTGTTAGAGTGGATAGCCAGACCTTAATGGTGTATCGATGTGGGAA gTGGGTTAAACTCTCTGGAACGGATCTGTTGCCTGGGGATGTTGTCTCTATTGGGCGTTCTTCTGGTCCGAATGGAGAAGATAAGTCAGTACCAGCAGACATGCTTATATTAGCTGGAAGTGCTATAGTGAATGAAGCCATTCTCACAGGCGAGTCTACCCCACAATGGAAG GTTTCAATCATGGGAAGAGGAATTGAGGAGATGTTATCAATAAAGAGAGATAAGAGCCATGTTTTATTTGGTGGGACTAAGATTTTGCAGCATACTCCAGATAAG ACCTTTCATCTGAAGACCCCTGATGGTGGCTGCATAGCTGTTGTTCTGAGGACTGGATTTGAAACAAGTCAGGGAAAACTGATGcgaacaattttattttctacaGAGAGG GTTACAGCTAACAGCTGGGAAAGTGGGCTGTTCATTTTATTCCTAGTCATATTTGCAGTAATAGCTGCTGGTTATGTACTTAAAAAG GGGCTAGAGGATCCCACAAGGAGCAAGTACAAGCTTTTACTAAGTTGTTCACTTATTATTACTTCTGTGATCCCTCCTGAGCTGCCAATGGAATTATCAATAGCTGTTAATACATCTCTGATTGCCTTGACACGGCGTGGAATATTTTGTACAGAGCCTTTCCGAATACCATTTGCTGGGAAG GTTGATATATGTTGTTTTGACAAAACTGGAACACTTACATCTGATGACATG GAGTTCTGTGGAGTTGGTGGGTTAACGGGCAGTATGGATTTAGAAACTGATATGTCAAATGTGCCAGTGCGCACTCTGGAAATTCTGGCTTCTTGTCATGCCCTTGTTTTTGTTGAGAACAAGCTG GTGGGTGATCCTCTAGAGAAGGCAGCACTTAAGGGAATCGATTGGAGTTATAAATCAGATGAGAAAGCCATGCCAAAAAA GGGAAATGGCAATGCTGTTCAGATTGTTCAACGACACCACTTTGCGTCCCACTTGAAGCGAATGGCAGTTGTTGTTCGCATTCAGGAGGAATTTCTTGCTTTTGTGAAG GGTGCCCCTGAAACTATTCAGAATAGACTTGTTGATGTGCCATCATCATATGTTGAGACCTACAAGAAATATACACGTCAAGGGTCTCGTGTCCTAGCTCTTGCTTTCAAGTCCCTTCCAGATATGACA GTTAGTGAAGCTAGAAGCTTGGATAGGGATGTAGTGGAGAGTGGCCTTACTTTTGCTGGTTTTGCG GTTTTTAACTGTCCTATTAGAGGAGATTCAGGCACAGTCTTGTCTGAACTAAAAGGATCTTCACATGACTTG GTGATGATTACTGGTGATCAAGCTTTGACAGCCTGCCATGTTGCAAGCCAAGTTAATATTATATCAAATCCAGCATTGATTCTTGGTCCAGCAAGGAATGGTGATGGGTATGAGTGGATATCCCCTGATGAGACAGAGATTATGCAGTACAG TGAGAAAGATGTTGAAGCTTTATCAGAGTCTTATGATCTCTGTATTGGTGGGGACTGCATCGAAATGTTACAACAGACCTCTGCTGCTCTACGAGTCATCCCTTACGTGAAG GTTTTTGCAAGAGTTGCTCCCGAGCAAAAAGAACTCATCATGACCACCTTCAAAACAGTTGGAAGGATAACATTGATGTGTGGGGATGGGACTAATGATGTTGGAGCTCTGAAGCAG gcCCATGTGGGAGTTGCTCTATTGAATGCAGTGCCTCCAAGTCAAAGTTCTGGGACATCTAAGGATGAAGGTACGAAGTCTGCCAAGTCAAAAAAATCTAAGCCTACATTGGAAGCAACTGGAAAAGGTATGGTTCTAAATGGAGAAGGCTCGTCGAAAGGTAAAGGTACCTCGAGGTTGGATACCACCAACGTTTCTGCTGGTAATCGCCATCTGACAGCTGCAGAGATTCAACGACAGAagctgaagaagatgatggatGAGCTAAATGAGGAGGGTGATGGTCGTGGAGCTCCCATTGTCAAGCTTGGTGATGCCTCTATGGCATCACCATTCACTGCAAAGCATGCGTCGGTTGCCCCCACCACAGACATAATTCGTCAGGGTCGCAGTACTCTAGTAACTACCCTCCAGATGTTCAAAATACTGGGCCTTAACTGCCTTGCTACAGCGTATGTATTGAGTGTTATGTATTTGGATGGTGTCAAGCTCGGAGATATCCAGGCTACAATCAGTGGTGTATTTACAGCTGCCTTTTTCCTGTTTATCTCGCATGCCCGCCCCCTTCACACCCTTTCAGCTGCACGTCCCCACCCTCATGTCTTTTGCTCCTATGTATTCCTTTCTCTCATGGGACAGTTTGCGATCCACCTACTTTTCTTGATTTCTTCTGTGAAGGAGGCTGAGAAACACATGCCTGATGAGTGCATCGAGCCAGACTCCGATTTTCATCCCAACCTGGTGAATACAGTCTCATACATGGTGAACATGATGCTTCAGGTGGCTACGTTTGCTGTGAACTACATGGGGCATCCTTTCAACCAGAGCATCTCTGAAAACAAACCATTTTTGTATGCCCTCTTGGGTGCTGTTGGTTTTTTCACAGTTATTACTTCTGATCTATTTAGGAGCTTGAATGACTGGTTGAAGTTGGTGCCTTTGCCTGGTGGATTAAGGGATAAACTACTGCTTTGGGCTTTTCTCATGTTTTTGGCCTGCTACTCCTGGGAGAGACTCTTGAGGTGGGCTTTCCCTGGTAAGATTCCAGCCTGGAAGAAGCGTCAACGGCTTGCTGCGGCTAATCTACAAAAGAAGAAACATGTCTGA
- the LOC132184204 gene encoding protein DYAD isoform X3: MAQLAGHKRVAACVSVHRENKPQLSSSIAEEADSEDDRKPVIKAEPLVMSGIRKRKRLGRSELIEMKAATRMKERQNNSYNSSQSKCDPHSQLIEMKAATRMKERQNSSYTSSQSKRDSKKLKGMERWSADRYKMAEQSMLEVMKAEGATFGNPISRPALRTAARKRIGDTGLLDHLLKHIDGKVLPGGTERFRRCFSPTGVMEYWLESADLVNARREAGWQDPYWVAPNRPGCGPSQDPVSAGELMLLKTEIVKLKRDMQELVSKNQERDEAEVMHKDLVKYKSTVDERLKEITNSLVGMKGIHEELIAWKAQVEQQLGEIKNSLSSIQASRQDTAFSPPASERWEDWLENSNQDNIHGNEFAPFYESTDMANVKKEVAVQNPYSVLPTIPGNSSSEDHICARDLELKEEMAKMKRDVAELVPVKQEEDHANVTPDSSATANSKSDLDNSLLPVQ; the protein is encoded by the exons ATGGCGCAGTTAGCTGGTCACAAGCGAGTGGCGGCATGTGTCAGTGTGCATCGAGAAAACAAACCTCAACTTTCATCAAGCATTGCAGAGGAAGCAGATTCAGAGGATGATAGAAAACCAGTTATTAAAGCTGAACCTCTGGTGATGTCAGGAATTAGGAAGAGAAAGCGACTGGGCCGTAGTGAACTTATAGAGATGAAAGCAGCAACGCGCATGAAGGAAAGGCAAAACAATAGCTATAATAGTAGTCAAAGTAAGTGTGATCCCCATAGTCAACTTATAGAGATGAAAGCTGCAACGCGCATGAAGGAAAGGCAAAACAGTAGCTATACTAGTAGTCAAAGTAAGCGGGATTCAAAGAAGCTCAAGGGTATGGAGAGATGGTCCGCTGATAG GTATAAGATGGCCGAGCAAAGTATGCTTGAAGTCATGAAGGCCGAAGGAGCAACTTTTGGGAACCCAATTTCTCGTCCAGCACTGAGAACTGCTGCTCGCAAACGCATTGGTGACACTGGACTGCTAGATCACTTACTGAAGCACATTGATGGTAAAGTGTTACCAGGGGGGACCGAGCGGTTCCGGCGGTGCTTCAGCCCCACTGGAGTGATGGAGTATTGGCTAGAGAGTGCTGACCTTGTTAACGCTCGGCGGGAGGCTGGGTGGCAGGATCCTTACTGGGTTGCACCAAATAGGCCAGGCTGTGGCCCTTCCCAGGATCCTGTTTCTGCTGGAGAACTGATGCTGCTTAAGACAGAAATTGTCAAACTGAAAAG AGATATGCAGGAGCTTGTATCCAAGAATCAAGAGCGAGATGAAGCTGAG GTGATGCATAAGGATTTGGTGAAATATAAATCTACTGTTGATGAACGCCTGAAGGAGATCACTAATTCTTTGGTGGGTATGAAG GGGATTCATGAGGAGTTGATAGCATGGAAAGCTCAGGTTGAGCAGCAGCTGggagaaattaaaaattcgtTAAGTAGCATACAGGCATCAAGGCAAGACACTGCATTCAGTCCTCCAGCTTCTGAACGATGGGAAGATTGGCTTGAGAACAGTAACCAGGATAACATCCACGGGAATGAATTTGCACCTTTTTATGAGAGCACAGATATGGCTAATGTCAAGAAAGAAGTTGCTGTGCAAAATCCGTACTCAGTCCTGCCAACAATACCTGGTAATAGCTCGTCTGAGGACCATATTTGTGCAAGAGATCTAGAACTTAAGGAAGAAATGGCCAAAATGAAGAG AGATGTGGCTGAGCTGGTGCCCGTGAAGCAAGAGGAAGATCATGCTAATGTGACCCCAGATTCTTCTGCTACCGCCAATTCAAAGTCAGACCTTGATAACTCGTTACTTCCAGTTCAG TGA
- the LOC132184204 gene encoding protein DYAD isoform X4 translates to MAQLAGHKRVAACVSVHRENKPQLSSSIAEEADSEDDRKPVIKAEPLVMSGIRKRKRLGRSELIEMKAATRMKERQNNSYNSSQSKCDPHSQLIEMKAATRMKERQNSSYTSSQSKRDSKKLKGMERWSADRYKMAEQSMLEVMKAEGATFGNPISRPALRTAARKRIGDTGLLDHLLKHIDGKVLPGGTERFRRCFSPTGVMEYWLESADLVNARREAGWQDPYWVAPNRPGCGPSQDPVSAGELMLLKTEIVKLKRDMQELVSKNQERDEAEVMHKDLVKYKSTVDERLKEITNSLVGMKGIHEELIAWKAQVEQQLGEIKNSLSSIQASRQDTAFSPPASERWEDWLENSNQDNIHGNEFAPFYESTDMANVKKEVAVQNPYSVLPTIPGNSSSEDHICARDLELKEEMAKMKR, encoded by the exons ATGGCGCAGTTAGCTGGTCACAAGCGAGTGGCGGCATGTGTCAGTGTGCATCGAGAAAACAAACCTCAACTTTCATCAAGCATTGCAGAGGAAGCAGATTCAGAGGATGATAGAAAACCAGTTATTAAAGCTGAACCTCTGGTGATGTCAGGAATTAGGAAGAGAAAGCGACTGGGCCGTAGTGAACTTATAGAGATGAAAGCAGCAACGCGCATGAAGGAAAGGCAAAACAATAGCTATAATAGTAGTCAAAGTAAGTGTGATCCCCATAGTCAACTTATAGAGATGAAAGCTGCAACGCGCATGAAGGAAAGGCAAAACAGTAGCTATACTAGTAGTCAAAGTAAGCGGGATTCAAAGAAGCTCAAGGGTATGGAGAGATGGTCCGCTGATAG GTATAAGATGGCCGAGCAAAGTATGCTTGAAGTCATGAAGGCCGAAGGAGCAACTTTTGGGAACCCAATTTCTCGTCCAGCACTGAGAACTGCTGCTCGCAAACGCATTGGTGACACTGGACTGCTAGATCACTTACTGAAGCACATTGATGGTAAAGTGTTACCAGGGGGGACCGAGCGGTTCCGGCGGTGCTTCAGCCCCACTGGAGTGATGGAGTATTGGCTAGAGAGTGCTGACCTTGTTAACGCTCGGCGGGAGGCTGGGTGGCAGGATCCTTACTGGGTTGCACCAAATAGGCCAGGCTGTGGCCCTTCCCAGGATCCTGTTTCTGCTGGAGAACTGATGCTGCTTAAGACAGAAATTGTCAAACTGAAAAG AGATATGCAGGAGCTTGTATCCAAGAATCAAGAGCGAGATGAAGCTGAG GTGATGCATAAGGATTTGGTGAAATATAAATCTACTGTTGATGAACGCCTGAAGGAGATCACTAATTCTTTGGTGGGTATGAAG GGGATTCATGAGGAGTTGATAGCATGGAAAGCTCAGGTTGAGCAGCAGCTGggagaaattaaaaattcgtTAAGTAGCATACAGGCATCAAGGCAAGACACTGCATTCAGTCCTCCAGCTTCTGAACGATGGGAAGATTGGCTTGAGAACAGTAACCAGGATAACATCCACGGGAATGAATTTGCACCTTTTTATGAGAGCACAGATATGGCTAATGTCAAGAAAGAAGTTGCTGTGCAAAATCCGTACTCAGTCCTGCCAACAATACCTGGTAATAGCTCGTCTGAGGACCATATTTGTGCAAGAGATCTAGAACTTAAGGAAGAAATGGCCAAAATGAAGAGGTAA
- the LOC132184204 gene encoding protein AMEIOTIC 1 homolog isoform X1: MAQLAGHKRVAACVSVHRENKPQLSSSIAEEADSEDDRKPVIKAEPLVMSGIRKRKRLGRSELIEMKAATRMKERQNNSYNSSQSKCDPHSQLIEMKAATRMKERQNSSYTSSQSKRDSKKLKGMERWSADRYKMAEQSMLEVMKAEGATFGNPISRPALRTAARKRIGDTGLLDHLLKHIDGKVLPGGTERFRRCFSPTGVMEYWLESADLVNARREAGWQDPYWVAPNRPGCGPSQDPVSAGELMLLKTEIVKLKRDMQELVSKNQERDEAEVMHKDLVKYKSTVDERLKEITNSLVGMKGIHEELIAWKAQVEQQLGEIKNSLSSIQASRQDTAFSPPASERWEDWLENSNQDNIHGNEFAPFYESTDMANVKKEVAVQNPYSVLPTIPGNSSSEDHICARDLELKEEMAKMKRDVAELVPVKQEEDHANVTPDSSATANSKSDLDNSLLPVQEVIMELLKWKDKTEQRLEQISNSVNCLQAPNQIDFLLPFSC, encoded by the exons ATGGCGCAGTTAGCTGGTCACAAGCGAGTGGCGGCATGTGTCAGTGTGCATCGAGAAAACAAACCTCAACTTTCATCAAGCATTGCAGAGGAAGCAGATTCAGAGGATGATAGAAAACCAGTTATTAAAGCTGAACCTCTGGTGATGTCAGGAATTAGGAAGAGAAAGCGACTGGGCCGTAGTGAACTTATAGAGATGAAAGCAGCAACGCGCATGAAGGAAAGGCAAAACAATAGCTATAATAGTAGTCAAAGTAAGTGTGATCCCCATAGTCAACTTATAGAGATGAAAGCTGCAACGCGCATGAAGGAAAGGCAAAACAGTAGCTATACTAGTAGTCAAAGTAAGCGGGATTCAAAGAAGCTCAAGGGTATGGAGAGATGGTCCGCTGATAG GTATAAGATGGCCGAGCAAAGTATGCTTGAAGTCATGAAGGCCGAAGGAGCAACTTTTGGGAACCCAATTTCTCGTCCAGCACTGAGAACTGCTGCTCGCAAACGCATTGGTGACACTGGACTGCTAGATCACTTACTGAAGCACATTGATGGTAAAGTGTTACCAGGGGGGACCGAGCGGTTCCGGCGGTGCTTCAGCCCCACTGGAGTGATGGAGTATTGGCTAGAGAGTGCTGACCTTGTTAACGCTCGGCGGGAGGCTGGGTGGCAGGATCCTTACTGGGTTGCACCAAATAGGCCAGGCTGTGGCCCTTCCCAGGATCCTGTTTCTGCTGGAGAACTGATGCTGCTTAAGACAGAAATTGTCAAACTGAAAAG AGATATGCAGGAGCTTGTATCCAAGAATCAAGAGCGAGATGAAGCTGAG GTGATGCATAAGGATTTGGTGAAATATAAATCTACTGTTGATGAACGCCTGAAGGAGATCACTAATTCTTTGGTGGGTATGAAG GGGATTCATGAGGAGTTGATAGCATGGAAAGCTCAGGTTGAGCAGCAGCTGggagaaattaaaaattcgtTAAGTAGCATACAGGCATCAAGGCAAGACACTGCATTCAGTCCTCCAGCTTCTGAACGATGGGAAGATTGGCTTGAGAACAGTAACCAGGATAACATCCACGGGAATGAATTTGCACCTTTTTATGAGAGCACAGATATGGCTAATGTCAAGAAAGAAGTTGCTGTGCAAAATCCGTACTCAGTCCTGCCAACAATACCTGGTAATAGCTCGTCTGAGGACCATATTTGTGCAAGAGATCTAGAACTTAAGGAAGAAATGGCCAAAATGAAGAG AGATGTGGCTGAGCTGGTGCCCGTGAAGCAAGAGGAAGATCATGCTAATGTGACCCCAGATTCTTCTGCTACCGCCAATTCAAAGTCAGACCTTGATAACTCGTTACTTCCAGTTCAG GAAGTGATTATGGAGCTGCTTAAGTGGAAGGATAAGACAGAGCAACGGCTGGAGCAGATATCAAATTCTGTGAATTGTCTGCAGGCGCCAAACCAAATAGATTTTCTTCTACCTTTCAGCTGTTAA
- the LOC132184204 gene encoding protein AMEIOTIC 1 isoform X2, with translation MAQLAGHKRVAACVSVHRENKPQLSSSIAEEADSEDDRKPVIKAEPLVMSGIRKRKRLGRSELIEMKAATRMKERQNNSYNSSQSKCDPHSQLIEMKAATRMKERQNSSYTSSQSKRDSKKLKGMERWSADRYKMAEQSMLEVMKAEGATFGNPISRPALRTAARKRIGDTGLLDHLLKHIDGKVLPGGTERFRRCFSPTGVMEYWLESADLVNARREAGWQDPYWVAPNRPGCGPSQDPVSAGELMLLKTEIVKLKRDMQELVSKNQERDEAEVMHKDLVKYKSTVDERLKEITNSLGIHEELIAWKAQVEQQLGEIKNSLSSIQASRQDTAFSPPASERWEDWLENSNQDNIHGNEFAPFYESTDMANVKKEVAVQNPYSVLPTIPGNSSSEDHICARDLELKEEMAKMKRDVAELVPVKQEEDHANVTPDSSATANSKSDLDNSLLPVQEVIMELLKWKDKTEQRLEQISNSVNCLQAPNQIDFLLPFSC, from the exons ATGGCGCAGTTAGCTGGTCACAAGCGAGTGGCGGCATGTGTCAGTGTGCATCGAGAAAACAAACCTCAACTTTCATCAAGCATTGCAGAGGAAGCAGATTCAGAGGATGATAGAAAACCAGTTATTAAAGCTGAACCTCTGGTGATGTCAGGAATTAGGAAGAGAAAGCGACTGGGCCGTAGTGAACTTATAGAGATGAAAGCAGCAACGCGCATGAAGGAAAGGCAAAACAATAGCTATAATAGTAGTCAAAGTAAGTGTGATCCCCATAGTCAACTTATAGAGATGAAAGCTGCAACGCGCATGAAGGAAAGGCAAAACAGTAGCTATACTAGTAGTCAAAGTAAGCGGGATTCAAAGAAGCTCAAGGGTATGGAGAGATGGTCCGCTGATAG GTATAAGATGGCCGAGCAAAGTATGCTTGAAGTCATGAAGGCCGAAGGAGCAACTTTTGGGAACCCAATTTCTCGTCCAGCACTGAGAACTGCTGCTCGCAAACGCATTGGTGACACTGGACTGCTAGATCACTTACTGAAGCACATTGATGGTAAAGTGTTACCAGGGGGGACCGAGCGGTTCCGGCGGTGCTTCAGCCCCACTGGAGTGATGGAGTATTGGCTAGAGAGTGCTGACCTTGTTAACGCTCGGCGGGAGGCTGGGTGGCAGGATCCTTACTGGGTTGCACCAAATAGGCCAGGCTGTGGCCCTTCCCAGGATCCTGTTTCTGCTGGAGAACTGATGCTGCTTAAGACAGAAATTGTCAAACTGAAAAG AGATATGCAGGAGCTTGTATCCAAGAATCAAGAGCGAGATGAAGCTGAG GTGATGCATAAGGATTTGGTGAAATATAAATCTACTGTTGATGAACGCCTGAAGGAGATCACTAATTCTTTG GGGATTCATGAGGAGTTGATAGCATGGAAAGCTCAGGTTGAGCAGCAGCTGggagaaattaaaaattcgtTAAGTAGCATACAGGCATCAAGGCAAGACACTGCATTCAGTCCTCCAGCTTCTGAACGATGGGAAGATTGGCTTGAGAACAGTAACCAGGATAACATCCACGGGAATGAATTTGCACCTTTTTATGAGAGCACAGATATGGCTAATGTCAAGAAAGAAGTTGCTGTGCAAAATCCGTACTCAGTCCTGCCAACAATACCTGGTAATAGCTCGTCTGAGGACCATATTTGTGCAAGAGATCTAGAACTTAAGGAAGAAATGGCCAAAATGAAGAG AGATGTGGCTGAGCTGGTGCCCGTGAAGCAAGAGGAAGATCATGCTAATGTGACCCCAGATTCTTCTGCTACCGCCAATTCAAAGTCAGACCTTGATAACTCGTTACTTCCAGTTCAG GAAGTGATTATGGAGCTGCTTAAGTGGAAGGATAAGACAGAGCAACGGCTGGAGCAGATATCAAATTCTGTGAATTGTCTGCAGGCGCCAAACCAAATAGATTTTCTTCTACCTTTCAGCTGTTAA